One Marinilabiliales bacterium DNA segment encodes these proteins:
- a CDS encoding V-type ATP synthase subunit A, with protein sequence MKENNLTRGKVTGVIANLVMVDVDGPVSQNEICYINLENVKLMAEVIKVIENRAYIQVFESTRGLKVDTDVEFSRGMLEVTLGPGILSRNYDGLQHDLNKMDGVFLKRGDYTAALDDKKKWTFKPLAKKGDQVLAGDWLGEVNENEQPHKIMVPFKFAGKYKVKSVVGEGEYTINDEIAVLTDDKDNEVPVTMVQKWPVKIPIKTYKNKPRPFKLLETGVRTMDTLNPIVEGGTGFIPGPFGSGKTVLQHAISKQAEADIVVVAACGERANEVVEIFAEFPEIDDPRTGRKLMERTTIIANTSNMPVAAREASVYTAMTLSEYYRAMGLKVLLLADSTSRWAQALREMSNRMEELPGPDAFPMDLPAIISNFYSRAGFVYLNNGETGSITFIGTVSPAGGNLKEPVTESTKKAARCFYALSQQRADSKRYPAIDPIDSYSKYLEYPELQDYIKEKISDTWVDNVMLVKNILIRGKEASEQINILGDDGVPISYHLDLWKSEVIDFIILQQDAFDPIDRSCPLPRQKYMLDKVLDVYNTKFEFDSFEEVNPYFKRIINELKQMNYSEFESDQFKRHEKELYYIIDEKKSA encoded by the coding sequence ATGAAAGAAAATAATCTAACCAGGGGTAAAGTGACCGGCGTCATAGCCAACCTTGTGATGGTTGATGTTGACGGACCGGTTTCTCAGAATGAAATTTGCTATATCAATCTCGAAAACGTCAAGCTGATGGCGGAGGTCATCAAGGTTATTGAGAACCGTGCCTATATCCAGGTATTTGAGAGCACCAGGGGACTGAAGGTGGACACTGATGTTGAGTTTTCCAGGGGTATGCTCGAGGTAACACTTGGTCCGGGTATTCTTTCCAGGAATTATGACGGACTTCAGCATGACCTCAACAAGATGGACGGGGTGTTCCTGAAGAGGGGAGATTATACCGCCGCGCTGGATGACAAAAAGAAATGGACGTTCAAGCCGCTGGCAAAGAAGGGTGATCAGGTTCTGGCCGGTGACTGGCTGGGTGAGGTGAATGAGAATGAGCAGCCCCACAAGATCATGGTACCATTCAAATTTGCGGGCAAATACAAGGTTAAAAGTGTTGTGGGTGAAGGAGAGTACACTATTAATGACGAGATCGCAGTTCTTACCGACGATAAAGACAACGAGGTGCCGGTTACCATGGTCCAGAAGTGGCCTGTCAAGATACCCATCAAAACCTATAAGAATAAGCCACGCCCCTTCAAACTTCTTGAGACGGGGGTCAGGACCATGGATACCCTTAACCCGATAGTGGAGGGTGGTACAGGGTTCATTCCCGGTCCTTTCGGCAGTGGCAAGACTGTTCTCCAGCATGCAATTTCCAAACAGGCTGAGGCTGACATAGTGGTTGTTGCAGCCTGCGGAGAGAGGGCAAATGAGGTAGTTGAGATCTTTGCGGAGTTTCCGGAGATTGACGACCCCCGGACCGGCAGGAAGCTGATGGAGCGCACCACCATTATTGCCAACACCTCAAATATGCCTGTTGCAGCTCGTGAGGCATCGGTATACACCGCAATGACACTGTCGGAATATTATCGTGCTATGGGACTTAAGGTCCTGTTGCTTGCTGACTCAACATCAAGATGGGCACAGGCCCTCAGGGAGATGTCAAACCGTATGGAGGAGCTTCCGGGCCCGGATGCTTTCCCGATGGACCTTCCGGCAATTATATCCAACTTCTATTCAAGGGCGGGCTTTGTTTACCTGAATAATGGTGAGACCGGCTCCATAACATTTATAGGTACAGTATCACCTGCGGGTGGTAACCTGAAGGAGCCTGTGACTGAATCGACCAAAAAAGCAGCACGCTGTTTCTACGCTCTTTCACAGCAGCGTGCCGACAGTAAGCGTTACCCTGCGATCGACCCGATTGACAGCTATTCTAAATATCTCGAATACCCCGAGTTACAGGATTACATAAAGGAAAAGATATCAGATACATGGGTGGATAATGTGATGCTTGTCAAAAATATACTTATCAGGGGTAAGGAGGCTTCAGAGCAGATCAACATTCTTGGAGACGATGGTGTTCCCATCAGTTACCACCTTGATTTATGGAAATCCGAGGTTATAGATTTCATTATTCTCCAGCAGGACGCATTTGACCCGATCGACCGCTCCTGCCCCTTACCCAGACAGAAGTACATGCTCGATAAGGTGCTTGATGTATACAACACTAAATTTGAGTTTGATAGCTTTGAAGAGGTTAACCCTTATTTCAAGCGGATTATCAACGAACTGAAACAGATGAACTATTCGGAGTTTGAATCTGATCAGTTTAAGAGACACGAAAAAGAATTGTATTATATAATCGACGAAAAGAAATCAGCGTAA
- a CDS encoding V-type ATP synthase subunit B, translating into METKAFQKIYTKITQITKATCSLNAEGVGYEELASVNGRLAQVVKIQGQSVTLQVFGGTEGIPSNAEVTFHGRPPVIKVSDDLAGRFFNSFGLPIDGGPEVEGEEREIGGPSVNPVRRKQPSELIATGIAGIDLNNTLVTGQKIPFFADPDQPFNQVMAMVALRAKADKIILGGMGLTNDDYLYFKNVFDNAGALDRIVSFVNTTEDPPVERLLVPDMALTAAEYFAVDKNENVLVLLTDMTLYADALSIVSNRMDQIPSKDSMPGSLYSDLAKLYEKAVQFPEGGSITIIAVTTLSGGDITHAIPDNTGYITEGQLFLRRDTEIGKVIVDPFRSLSRLKQLVIGKKTREDHPQVMNTAVRLYADAANARTKLENGFDLTDYDERTLKFAKDYSNKLLAIDVNIDTEKMLNTGWELFKEHFTQAEVGIRKEMTDKYWPRKK; encoded by the coding sequence ATGGAAACTAAAGCTTTTCAGAAAATATACACTAAGATAACCCAGATCACCAAGGCAACATGTTCACTGAATGCCGAGGGCGTGGGATATGAGGAACTGGCCTCGGTTAACGGCCGTCTGGCTCAGGTTGTTAAGATACAGGGGCAGAGTGTTACCCTCCAGGTATTCGGAGGCACCGAAGGTATTCCTTCAAATGCCGAGGTTACTTTTCACGGCAGGCCTCCCGTAATAAAGGTGAGTGATGATCTTGCAGGGCGTTTCTTCAATTCATTCGGATTGCCCATAGATGGCGGACCCGAGGTTGAAGGGGAAGAGAGGGAGATCGGCGGGCCCTCCGTAAACCCGGTAAGAAGGAAGCAGCCATCGGAACTGATTGCCACGGGTATAGCCGGCATAGATCTTAACAATACACTTGTAACAGGCCAGAAAATACCCTTCTTTGCCGATCCTGACCAGCCGTTCAACCAGGTTATGGCAATGGTTGCCCTGAGGGCAAAGGCTGACAAGATCATACTCGGCGGTATGGGGCTCACTAATGACGATTATCTCTATTTTAAAAATGTGTTTGACAATGCCGGCGCGCTTGACCGTATCGTCAGCTTTGTAAATACCACAGAGGACCCCCCGGTTGAACGCCTGCTCGTACCCGACATGGCCCTGACAGCGGCCGAATATTTTGCTGTCGACAAGAACGAAAACGTGCTGGTGCTCCTTACAGATATGACGCTGTATGCCGACGCTCTCAGTATCGTTTCAAACAGGATGGACCAGATACCCTCGAAGGACAGTATGCCCGGATCGCTTTACAGTGACCTGGCAAAGCTGTATGAAAAAGCGGTCCAGTTCCCGGAAGGCGGCTCGATCACCATTATTGCGGTTACCACCCTTTCAGGGGGAGATATTACTCACGCAATACCCGACAATACGGGTTATATAACCGAGGGACAGCTTTTCCTGCGCCGTGATACCGAGATTGGCAAGGTTATAGTCGATCCGTTCAGGAGCCTGTCACGCCTCAAGCAGCTTGTGATCGGCAAGAAGACCAGGGAGGATCATCCGCAGGTTATGAACACTGCGGTGCGTCTCTATGCGGATGCAGCAAATGCCCGTACCAAGCTTGAGAACGGTTTTGATTTGACGGACTATGATGAGAGGACCCTCAAATTTGCAAAAGATTATTCAAATAAACTCCTTGCTATTGATGTTAACATTGATACCGAAAAAATGCTTAATACAGGATGGGAACTTTTTAAAGAGCACTTTACCCAGGCCGAGGTTGGTATCCGCAAGGAGATGACGGACAAATACTGGCCGCGTAAAAAATAG
- a CDS encoding V-type ATP synthase subunit D produces MAIKFQYNKTSLQDLNKQLQVRVRALPTIKNKETALRMEVKKAKDEAAILENKLDEKIKAYDYMTRLWSEFDPGLITIKDVEVSVKKIAGVRTPVLDDIIFEIADFSLINKPDWYFDGIKILKELAQVAIEKEFFYRKMKLLDHARKKTTQKVNLYEKVQIPGYEEAILKIKRFLEDEENLDKSSQKIVKTRQQKAEEAQI; encoded by the coding sequence ATGGCCATAAAATTTCAATATAACAAAACCTCTCTGCAGGATCTTAACAAGCAGCTCCAGGTCCGGGTAAGAGCCCTGCCTACCATAAAAAACAAGGAAACGGCGTTGAGAATGGAGGTGAAAAAGGCGAAGGATGAGGCCGCAATTCTGGAAAATAAGCTGGATGAAAAGATCAAGGCTTACGATTACATGACCCGGCTATGGTCAGAGTTTGATCCCGGACTGATAACTATAAAGGATGTTGAAGTATCTGTCAAAAAGATAGCAGGGGTAAGGACTCCGGTGCTTGATGACATTATTTTCGAAATAGCCGACTTCAGCCTGATAAATAAACCGGACTGGTACTTTGACGGAATAAAGATACTTAAAGAGCTTGCCCAGGTGGCAATTGAAAAGGAATTTTTCTACAGGAAGATGAAGCTTCTTGACCATGCCAGAAAAAAGACAACCCAGAAAGTAAACCTTTATGAGAAGGTTCAGATACCCGGTTATGAGGAGGCTATACTGAAGATCAAGCGGTTCCTGGAGGATGAGGAAAACCTTGACAAGTCATCCCAGAAAATAGTAAAAACCCGTCAACAGAAAGCAGAGGAGGCACAGATATGA
- a CDS encoding V-type ATP synthase subunit K codes for MEPIILAYIGIGLMIGLAGSGSAIGVSMGGSASIGALKKNQDAFGTYMVLSALPGTQGLYGFMGYFVLTGYTGYLPDDMTFYSAATVFGAGLGLGIVGLISGIRQGQVCANGIAAIGAGYNVFGNTLILGVFPELYAIIAFAATFLVSGAIL; via the coding sequence ATGGAACCGATTATTTTAGCTTACATTGGCATTGGATTAATGATTGGCCTTGCCGGATCAGGAAGTGCCATTGGTGTATCTATGGGCGGCAGTGCTTCCATTGGTGCATTAAAAAAGAATCAGGATGCATTTGGTACTTATATGGTGCTTAGTGCGTTACCCGGAACTCAGGGACTTTACGGGTTTATGGGTTATTTCGTTCTGACCGGATATACCGGTTATCTGCCAGATGATATGACTTTTTACTCCGCCGCAACTGTTTTTGGTGCAGGACTCGGACTTGGTATCGTTGGGCTGATTTCGGGTATCCGTCAGGGTCAGGTTTGTGCCAACGGTATAGCCGCAATTGGAGCAGGATATAATGTTTTCGGAAATACACTTATCCTTGGTGTTTTCCCTGAACTGTATGCAATTATTGCTTTTGCTGCTACCTTCCTGGTTAGCGGAGCTATCCTCTAG
- a CDS encoding glycosyltransferase family 2 protein: MISICIPVYNYKVGRLVRDLELQADSCGVPCELVIIDDHSPKALRNLNEAPCSRHSYIKLEANVGRSRIRNMFTQYARYDLLLFLDCDSEIISGEFLKNYIDEISGSDAPVICGGRIYDKNLPSPGERLRWNFGRERESIPAAVRQKSPVRYFMTNNFLIRREVFDSVKFDERITQYGYEDTLFAYNLGKLGLHIRHIDNPLMHSCVETNSAFIEKTDRGIANLVSIIQYTGQDTGFINTVRILSVYFGMRKNIAGILAGYILMLLRPALRIMLCRRVSSLYLFDLYKLGLLHLLMGKTGPPKTTPGVSG; the protein is encoded by the coding sequence ATGATATCCATTTGCATACCTGTTTATAATTACAAAGTTGGGAGGCTGGTCCGGGATCTTGAATTACAGGCAGATAGTTGCGGTGTTCCCTGTGAATTGGTAATAATAGATGACCATTCACCCAAAGCTTTAAGGAATCTGAATGAGGCACCCTGCAGCAGGCACAGTTATATTAAGCTGGAAGCCAATGTGGGACGCTCGCGTATACGTAATATGTTTACACAATATGCCAGGTATGACCTGCTTCTCTTCCTGGATTGTGATTCAGAAATCATTTCCGGCGAATTCCTGAAAAACTACATTGATGAAATATCAGGGAGTGATGCACCTGTTATCTGCGGGGGCAGGATATACGACAAGAACCTGCCTTCACCCGGGGAAAGGCTCCGGTGGAATTTTGGCAGGGAAAGAGAAAGTATACCTGCAGCAGTCCGCCAGAAAAGTCCGGTTCGCTATTTTATGACCAATAATTTTCTGATAAGGAGAGAGGTTTTTGATTCCGTAAAATTTGATGAGAGGATAACCCAGTACGGGTACGAGGATACACTTTTTGCATATAATCTTGGGAAGCTTGGTCTGCACATAAGGCACATTGACAATCCCCTGATGCACTCGTGTGTTGAAACCAATTCGGCATTCATTGAAAAAACCGACAGGGGTATTGCAAACCTGGTAAGCATTATTCAGTATACCGGCCAGGACACCGGCTTTATTAATACGGTCAGGATATTGAGCGTATACTTCGGCATGAGAAAGAATATTGCGGGCATACTTGCCGGGTATATTCTGATGTTGTTGCGGCCGGCTTTGAGGATCATGCTTTGCCGCCGGGTTTCATCACTCTACCTGTTTGACCTGTACAAGCTTGGTTTGCTCCACCTGCTGATGGGAAAAACAGGACCCCCGAAAACAACTCCGGGGGTCAGTGGTTAA
- a CDS encoding bacteriocin: MDILKQSLAPLSDEAWQEIKSAAKQILSSHLSARRFASISGPMGWDYAAVPTGRLDIPGGQDKKGVVYGIHKVQPLIEPRISFKLNIWELDNLARGARDADLDQLEEAAVKLAEFEEKTVYYGIKNASVTGLKDVNSSEKLQLPGSIEGLLSTVSEGITKMMDASVTGPWTLVVSPALWKQISSHFKGYPLKLQLEKLLGGPVIMGHFIEEAFLVPSAAEDINLVIGQDISIGYESHNEKEVRLFLTESFTLRVNDPASVIMIG; this comes from the coding sequence ATGGACATATTAAAACAATCACTGGCCCCGCTTTCTGATGAAGCATGGCAGGAAATAAAATCGGCAGCAAAACAGATACTCAGCTCTCATCTTTCAGCACGAAGGTTCGCTTCAATAAGCGGGCCGATGGGATGGGACTATGCTGCAGTGCCCACCGGAAGACTCGATATTCCAGGAGGACAGGATAAAAAAGGCGTTGTTTATGGAATTCATAAAGTGCAGCCCCTTATAGAACCACGAATAAGCTTTAAACTTAACATATGGGAACTGGACAACCTGGCCAGGGGAGCCAGGGATGCAGATCTTGATCAGCTGGAAGAGGCAGCGGTCAAGCTGGCTGAGTTTGAGGAGAAGACTGTCTACTACGGAATCAAAAATGCATCAGTCACCGGTCTCAAAGATGTAAATTCTTCAGAAAAGCTGCAGTTGCCGGGCAGTATAGAAGGCCTGCTCTCAACAGTTTCGGAGGGCATCACAAAGATGATGGATGCATCAGTCACCGGTCCATGGACACTTGTAGTCAGTCCCGCGCTATGGAAGCAGATTTCTTCACATTTCAAAGGATATCCACTTAAGCTTCAGCTGGAGAAACTATTGGGAGGTCCGGTAATTATGGGCCATTTCATTGAAGAGGCATTCCTTGTACCCTCCGCTGCAGAGGATATCAACCTGGTGATTGGGCAGGATATCTCAATAGGTTATGAATCGCATAACGAAAAAGAGGTCCGGTTATTCCTCACCGAATCGTTTACCCTGAGGGTTAATGATCCGGCATCGGTAATAATGATAGGATAA
- a CDS encoding sugar phosphate isomerase/epimerase: MLNRRKFIQTVAAGTAAAFIPKTLTSCGDDVRKLENIGYITGMIRNEVRDGDWQEVFAATAGMGYTEIETGNYLGDSAQSFLSYLGSLGMKVVAGGAAFSENMDEVNSSLDRLNALEVEYAVLYWPWFGGAPLSLDDCKISADLLNRIGEMCRSRGLTLCWHNHDLEFHATKEGVIPFDYLMDNTDEQLVKCELDIYWTKKGGADPVETLRKYRGRYPLLHVKDMAPGEEETFACPGSGIIDFGTVLAEAVDQDIRHYFVEKDNVVDGLACLESAATYLKSLRF; this comes from the coding sequence ATGCTTAACAGAAGAAAGTTCATCCAGACTGTTGCTGCCGGCACGGCAGCGGCATTCATACCAAAAACCCTCACTTCCTGCGGGGATGATGTCAGGAAGCTTGAAAACATAGGCTATATAACCGGAATGATCAGAAATGAGGTGAGAGACGGCGACTGGCAGGAGGTCTTTGCAGCAACTGCCGGTATGGGCTACACCGAGATTGAAACAGGCAATTACCTTGGAGACTCGGCTCAATCCTTCCTGAGTTACCTGGGTAGCCTTGGAATGAAGGTGGTGGCAGGCGGTGCCGCTTTTTCGGAAAACATGGACGAGGTGAACAGTTCTCTCGACAGGCTTAACGCCCTTGAGGTTGAATATGCGGTCCTTTACTGGCCATGGTTCGGAGGGGCGCCGCTTTCGCTCGACGACTGCAAGATAAGTGCCGACCTGTTGAACAGGATCGGCGAGATGTGCAGGAGCCGGGGATTAACCCTCTGCTGGCACAATCACGATCTTGAGTTCCATGCCACAAAAGAGGGTGTTATTCCTTTTGACTACCTGATGGATAACACCGACGAGCAACTTGTAAAGTGTGAGCTTGATATTTACTGGACCAAAAAAGGAGGTGCCGATCCGGTTGAAACTCTCAGGAAATACAGGGGCAGGTATCCGCTGCTCCATGTCAAGGACATGGCTCCGGGAGAGGAAGAGACATTTGCCTGCCCCGGAAGCGGCATAATCGATTTCGGCACTGTACTTGCCGAGGCGGTGGATCAGGATATCAGGCACTATTTCGTTGAGAAGGATAATGTGGTTGACGGACTGGCATGCCTGGAATCAGCTGCCACATACCTGAAATCGCTCAGGTTCTGA